The following proteins are encoded in a genomic region of Bradyrhizobium sp. SK17:
- a CDS encoding ABC transporter ATP-binding protein: MTAAARQAGEVILRTRGVGKTFGRFVALNNISAEFSKGAITSIIGPNGAGKSTYFNLLCGAFPPTNGRVEFEGRDVTGLPQHRFAHMGIAKSFQITSVFPQLSTRENIRVGLQAMVSRYDIWRPRARLTELVERADELLALVGLWESRERAAKTLAHGEQRALEIGMALASQPRLLLLDEPTAGMSPEETRTMMDLIVKLGQERTVILVEHKMKLVLGISDRILVLHHGELLAEGTPQEVRQNEAVKRVYLGQREH, from the coding sequence ATGACCGCCGCGGCAAGACAAGCGGGCGAGGTCATTCTGCGCACCAGGGGCGTCGGCAAGACGTTCGGAAGGTTTGTCGCGCTCAACAACATCTCGGCCGAGTTTTCCAAAGGAGCGATCACGTCGATCATCGGTCCAAACGGGGCCGGAAAGAGCACCTACTTCAATTTGCTGTGCGGCGCCTTTCCGCCCACGAACGGTCGCGTGGAATTCGAGGGCAGGGACGTCACCGGCCTGCCGCAGCACCGCTTTGCCCATATGGGCATAGCAAAGTCGTTCCAGATCACCAGCGTATTTCCGCAGCTGTCGACGCGCGAGAACATCCGCGTCGGTTTGCAGGCCATGGTATCGCGATACGACATCTGGCGGCCTCGCGCGCGCCTGACCGAACTGGTCGAACGGGCCGACGAACTGTTGGCCCTGGTCGGATTGTGGGAATCTCGGGAGCGCGCCGCCAAGACGTTGGCGCATGGCGAGCAGCGGGCGCTGGAGATCGGCATGGCGCTCGCGAGCCAACCCCGCTTGCTGCTGCTGGACGAGCCGACCGCCGGCATGAGTCCCGAGGAAACCCGGACCATGATGGATCTGATCGTGAAGCTCGGGCAGGAGCGGACGGTCATCCTGGTCGAGCACAAGATGAAGCTGGTGCTCGGGATCAGCGATCGCATCCTCGTGCTGCACCACGGAGAGCTGCTCGCCGAGGGGACGCCGCAGGAGGTCCGGCAGAACGAGGCGGTGAAGCGCGTCTATCTCGGCCAGCGGGAGCACTGA
- a CDS encoding ABC transporter substrate-binding protein, translating to MTNKVANAGSISRRRLLTTASVGAVLAVSPFRINLLQAEEAPIKIGFPVPLTGPYGAEAQDQVRAAQLAVAQFNDAGGLNGRKAELVVRDDKLNPGEAATRTLELVEKEKVNFVVGSLSAAVQLAINNVTKERGVIFNSISQSDAINEAADFSKYTFHEALNPHMTSGAVGRYAFAKFGKKVAFLTADYAYGHEMVRGFLEVGKEFNIENLGDIRHPLGTTDFSTLLPRLQALKPDILCISNFGRDQQIALKQATDFGIKKSIQIIAPLLSHASRVAAGPQAFDGVVGGCSFYWGIEDKFASTKAFNDAFRKMYDGKLPTDYGALGYGGVRTVLEAVKGAGSVETDKVVAALEALKYDYYKGPQYYRKCDHQSVQSVLVIKSKSKDMKNESDVFEVLSTEEPNEKYLRTCEALGHKS from the coding sequence ATGACGAACAAGGTCGCCAATGCTGGATCGATATCGCGGCGTCGTCTGCTGACCACGGCAAGCGTCGGCGCCGTTCTCGCCGTCTCGCCTTTTCGTATCAATCTCCTCCAGGCAGAGGAAGCACCCATCAAGATCGGTTTTCCGGTTCCCTTGACCGGTCCATATGGCGCCGAGGCCCAGGACCAAGTGCGGGCGGCTCAGCTGGCTGTCGCCCAGTTCAACGATGCCGGTGGCCTCAACGGCCGCAAGGCCGAACTCGTGGTCCGCGACGACAAGCTGAATCCCGGCGAGGCGGCGACGCGAACGCTGGAGCTGGTCGAAAAGGAGAAGGTCAACTTCGTCGTCGGCAGTCTGTCCGCTGCAGTTCAGCTCGCGATCAACAACGTCACAAAGGAGCGTGGCGTCATCTTCAATTCGATCAGCCAGTCCGACGCCATCAACGAGGCAGCGGATTTCAGCAAATACACATTCCACGAAGCGCTGAACCCGCACATGACGTCAGGCGCGGTCGGCCGCTACGCTTTCGCCAAGTTCGGCAAGAAGGTCGCTTTCCTCACGGCGGATTACGCTTACGGACATGAGATGGTTCGCGGCTTCCTCGAGGTCGGCAAGGAATTCAACATCGAGAACCTCGGTGACATCCGCCATCCCTTGGGAACGACCGACTTCTCGACCCTGCTGCCTCGTCTCCAGGCGCTGAAGCCGGACATCCTGTGCATCAGCAATTTCGGCCGCGACCAGCAGATCGCGCTGAAGCAAGCAACCGACTTCGGGATCAAGAAGTCGATCCAGATCATTGCACCGCTGCTCTCGCATGCCAGTCGTGTTGCAGCAGGCCCACAGGCGTTTGACGGCGTCGTCGGCGGCTGCTCGTTCTACTGGGGCATCGAGGACAAGTTCGCCTCGACCAAGGCGTTCAACGACGCATTCCGCAAGATGTATGACGGCAAGTTGCCGACCGATTACGGTGCGCTCGGTTATGGCGGTGTCCGGACCGTGCTCGAAGCGGTCAAGGGCGCCGGCAGCGTGGAGACGGACAAGGTGGTCGCTGCGCTAGAGGCCCTGAAGTATGACTATTACAAGGGGCCGCAATACTATCGCAAATGCGATCATCAATCGGTGCAGTCGGTGCTCGTGATCAAGTCGAAGTCCAAGGACATGAAGAACGAGTCCGATGTGTTCGAGGTCCTGTCGACCGAGGAGCCCAACGAGAAGTACCTGCGCACCTGCGAGGCACTTGGTCATAAGAGCTGA
- a CDS encoding (2Fe-2S)-binding protein, producing the protein MSAPVPVSLLVNGESIDAFVLPRLNLADFLRENLKLTGTHVGCEHGVCGACTVRVDGEIVRACLMLTVQAQGASVETIEGVSDSGEIADLQAAFRERNALQCGYCTPAMLMTAQDLLRRTSNPDRQAIREHLSGNYCRCTGYQAIVDAVEATARARGERLA; encoded by the coding sequence GTGAGCGCTCCGGTACCGGTCTCGCTTCTGGTCAACGGCGAATCCATCGATGCGTTCGTCTTGCCCCGGCTCAATCTCGCGGATTTCCTCCGGGAGAATCTCAAGCTGACAGGAACTCATGTCGGATGTGAGCATGGCGTCTGCGGCGCTTGCACCGTGCGAGTTGATGGCGAGATCGTTCGCGCCTGCTTGATGCTAACGGTCCAGGCGCAAGGCGCGTCGGTCGAGACAATCGAAGGGGTGTCCGACAGCGGCGAGATCGCCGACCTCCAGGCGGCATTTCGCGAACGTAATGCACTGCAGTGTGGCTATTGCACGCCCGCGATGCTGATGACGGCCCAGGATTTGCTGAGGCGCACCTCGAACCCCGACCGTCAAGCGATCCGGGAGCATCTTTCCGGCAATTATTGCCGCTGTACTGGCTATCAAGCCATCGTGGACGCCGTCGAGGCGACGGCCAGGGCGCGCGGGGAGCGGCTGGCATGA
- a CDS encoding branched-chain amino acid ABC transporter permease gives MTEAADTIKHPRAPAVSWYDFTTKHRASLVAVVILVFPLVMPFTALAVNILIYGLYALGFNLVFGYLGLLSFGHAALFGTGAYLCGIAIVHFGWPWYAAIAAGIGGGLLMALLIGVLAIRTRGIYFAMVTMALSQCIYYLFYQAVDLTGGENGLRGINVRTIDLFGLRVDFINPMIRYYVIAAFVIAAFFVMSRILASPFGAVIEAMRENEMRARASGYDVTLTRLLTFVLSGGFCGLAGALQALHLSIVPIEILHYETSGLVVMIALLGGMGTFFGPMVGAAVFLVLENIVSVWTVHWQLIVGAIFIACVLFFPAGIWGTLIARGKR, from the coding sequence ATGACCGAAGCTGCTGATACGATCAAACATCCCCGTGCCCCGGCAGTCAGCTGGTACGACTTCACAACGAAGCATCGCGCCAGCCTCGTTGCCGTTGTGATCCTGGTGTTCCCGCTGGTGATGCCGTTCACGGCGCTCGCCGTGAATATCCTGATCTATGGATTGTACGCGCTCGGGTTCAACCTGGTGTTTGGCTATCTCGGTCTGCTGTCCTTTGGTCATGCGGCGCTGTTCGGGACCGGTGCCTATCTCTGCGGCATCGCGATCGTGCACTTCGGCTGGCCATGGTATGCGGCCATCGCGGCCGGGATCGGCGGCGGGCTTCTGATGGCGTTGTTGATTGGCGTGCTCGCGATCAGGACCCGCGGCATCTACTTCGCCATGGTAACGATGGCGCTGTCGCAATGCATCTACTACCTGTTCTATCAAGCGGTGGACCTGACCGGCGGTGAGAACGGGCTTCGCGGCATCAATGTCCGTACCATCGATCTGTTCGGCTTGCGGGTCGACTTCATCAACCCGATGATCCGATACTACGTCATCGCGGCCTTCGTGATCGCAGCATTCTTCGTGATGTCGCGCATCCTTGCCTCGCCGTTTGGCGCCGTCATTGAAGCCATGCGAGAAAACGAGATGCGAGCGCGCGCGTCAGGCTATGATGTCACCCTGACGCGATTGCTGACGTTTGTCTTGTCCGGTGGCTTCTGTGGCCTCGCGGGTGCCTTGCAGGCGCTGCATCTGTCGATCGTTCCGATCGAGATCCTGCACTACGAGACCTCGGGTCTGGTCGTGATGATTGCGTTGCTGGGCGGGATGGGGACGTTCTTCGGGCCGATGGTGGGCGCCGCTGTTTTCCTGGTACTGGAGAATATCGTCTCGGTGTGGACCGTCCACTGGCAACTGATCGTCGGCGCCATCTTCATTGCGTGCGTGCTGTTCTTCCCGGCCGGCATCTGGGGCACGCTGATCGCGCGGGGCAAACGATGA
- a CDS encoding branched-chain amino acid ABC transporter permease, with the protein MAGLSFDLIALQLFAGLALGAIYVLFAIGLSLIFGMLTVVNFAHGAFYMVGAYVGLYLISIGGNFWICLVAVPIVIGLFGLAVERVLIRPLYGRGIDYPLLLTFGLSYVMVECVRIVFGKTGYPFDTPEVLQGAVNIGVGYFPLYRLFVIGATAVVLLALWLFLEKTSFGLIIRAGARDPQIVRVLGVDVSRVWLIVFGIGTAIAGFAGLLAAPLQGVIPEMGGTILAEAFVVTVVGGMGSIGGAVLAGLLVGVVVSMTSLVAPEMAKVSIFALMAIVLIVRPQGFFGRAGLMS; encoded by the coding sequence ATGGCGGGCCTGAGCTTTGACCTTATCGCATTGCAGTTGTTTGCCGGGCTGGCGCTCGGCGCGATCTACGTGCTGTTTGCAATCGGCCTCTCCCTGATCTTCGGGATGCTGACCGTGGTGAATTTCGCCCATGGCGCGTTCTACATGGTCGGGGCCTATGTTGGGCTCTACCTGATTTCGATCGGGGGTAATTTCTGGATCTGCCTCGTGGCCGTGCCGATCGTGATCGGTCTGTTCGGCCTTGCTGTCGAGCGCGTGCTGATCCGGCCGCTTTACGGCCGCGGCATCGACTATCCGTTGCTGCTGACCTTCGGGCTCAGCTACGTCATGGTCGAATGCGTGCGCATTGTGTTTGGCAAGACCGGCTATCCGTTCGACACGCCGGAGGTGCTGCAAGGGGCCGTCAACATCGGCGTCGGCTATTTCCCGCTCTACCGCCTGTTCGTGATCGGGGCGACGGCGGTGGTCCTGCTGGCGCTCTGGTTGTTCCTGGAGAAAACCAGCTTCGGGCTCATCATCCGCGCCGGAGCGCGCGATCCGCAGATCGTCCGCGTGCTTGGGGTCGATGTTTCCCGGGTCTGGTTGATCGTGTTCGGCATTGGCACCGCGATCGCGGGTTTCGCCGGCCTGTTGGCGGCGCCGCTTCAGGGCGTCATTCCGGAGATGGGCGGCACGATCCTCGCCGAAGCTTTCGTGGTGACGGTGGTAGGCGGTATGGGGTCGATCGGCGGCGCCGTATTGGCTGGTCTCCTGGTTGGCGTGGTGGTCAGCATGACCTCGCTGGTCGCTCCCGAAATGGCCAAAGTATCGATCTTTGCCCTGATGGCGATCGTTCTCATTGTTCGCCCTCAGGGCTTCTTTGGCCGCGCCGGATTGATGAGCTGA
- a CDS encoding xanthine dehydrogenase family protein molybdopterin-binding subunit yields MMMVHEVTDTLSVLDRPNSYIGKTVPRPNLDRLLQGRGQYVSDLELPRMAHVVFLRSPYAHARIVSIDADAARRVPGVTSIVTGRELEAVITPWVGVLSHLKGLKSAPQHAIAVDRVCWQGEAVVAVVATSRAAAEDAVEHVTVDYEELDLVTDMRTALDPTTPIIHASLGDNLAFERTLNAGDVDQALSNSEVVEADFVFARHTGVTLEPRAVVADWNAAEARLTIYQGTQAPHMVQNIAALHLGLKDAQVRVVCKDVGGSFGIKVHIYADEMATYALSKLLRRPVKFVADRVESFNTDIHARDHRCRGRIGVRPDGTITAFEIDDLTGIGPYSMYPRTSAIEANQVVNLVGGPYATPNYRARARVVFQNKNVMCQYRAVGHPIACSLTEGLVDLAAAKIGMDPVEIRRRNLIADDAYPCASPSGMRFEQLSHHASLAKLLQMMDYDALRAEQAALLARNVHRGIGIASFIEVTNPSAAFYGVGGARISSQDGVAIRLDAQGSVICQTSITEQGQGSESLTAQIVGSVLGVPMERVRVILGDTDNTPYGGGTWASRGAGIGGEAALQAAKALRKNILDVAAAILQSTAAGLDIVNGSIVNADDGVPRIELNELARVVYFRPDTLPPGIQPELMATRHFVPRQYPFAFTNGVQASWLEVDTETGFVTLLKHWVVEDCGTIINPQLVDEQIRGGVVQGLGAALFEKCVYDERGQLTNANMADYLVPMSGEMPDIEVGHVVSPTLESELGAKGAGEAGTAGAAAAVANAVNDALRPFGATITEIPLTPQVILTALGRI; encoded by the coding sequence ATGATGATGGTCCACGAGGTGACAGACACGCTTTCGGTGCTCGACCGTCCGAATTCCTACATCGGCAAGACGGTGCCGCGGCCGAACCTCGACAGGCTGCTGCAAGGGCGCGGACAATATGTCAGTGATCTCGAGTTGCCGCGAATGGCGCATGTGGTGTTCCTGCGATCGCCCTATGCCCATGCCAGGATCGTCTCGATCGATGCTGATGCGGCAAGGCGCGTCCCGGGTGTCACCTCCATCGTCACGGGGCGTGAGCTTGAGGCCGTTATCACGCCCTGGGTCGGTGTGCTCTCGCACCTGAAGGGATTGAAATCGGCGCCGCAGCACGCGATCGCGGTCGACCGGGTCTGCTGGCAGGGTGAAGCCGTTGTGGCGGTGGTGGCGACCAGTCGCGCGGCCGCCGAAGACGCCGTAGAGCATGTTACGGTCGACTACGAAGAGCTCGACCTGGTCACGGATATGCGCACCGCGCTCGACCCGACGACCCCGATCATCCACGCTTCGCTCGGTGATAATCTGGCTTTTGAGCGAACTCTCAATGCCGGCGATGTCGACCAGGCATTGTCGAACTCCGAGGTCGTCGAAGCCGACTTCGTGTTCGCGCGCCACACCGGCGTGACACTTGAACCGCGCGCCGTTGTAGCCGACTGGAATGCAGCGGAAGCACGGCTGACGATCTATCAAGGCACGCAGGCGCCTCATATGGTGCAGAACATCGCAGCCCTGCATCTGGGGCTCAAGGACGCGCAGGTCCGGGTGGTCTGCAAGGATGTTGGCGGCTCGTTCGGCATCAAGGTCCACATCTACGCCGACGAAATGGCGACCTACGCGCTCTCCAAGCTATTGCGCCGCCCGGTCAAATTTGTGGCCGACCGCGTCGAGAGCTTCAACACCGACATTCACGCTCGCGATCATCGGTGCAGAGGACGGATCGGCGTCAGGCCCGATGGCACGATCACGGCTTTCGAGATCGATGACCTCACGGGGATCGGTCCCTACTCGATGTATCCGCGCACCAGCGCCATCGAGGCGAACCAGGTGGTCAACCTGGTCGGTGGGCCATATGCCACCCCGAACTATCGGGCGCGGGCGCGGGTCGTCTTCCAGAACAAGAACGTGATGTGCCAGTATCGGGCGGTCGGACATCCAATCGCCTGCTCGTTAACCGAAGGTCTGGTCGACCTTGCCGCGGCGAAGATAGGCATGGATCCGGTAGAGATCCGCCGGCGTAACCTGATCGCCGACGATGCCTATCCGTGTGCCTCACCTTCGGGCATGAGGTTCGAACAGCTTTCGCATCACGCCTCGTTGGCCAAGCTGCTTCAGATGATGGACTACGACGCGTTGCGCGCTGAACAGGCGGCGCTGCTGGCCAGAAACGTTCACCGGGGTATCGGAATTGCCAGCTTCATCGAGGTAACCAATCCCAGCGCGGCTTTTTACGGCGTCGGCGGGGCGCGGATCTCTTCGCAGGACGGCGTTGCGATTCGGCTCGATGCCCAAGGCTCGGTGATCTGTCAGACCAGCATCACGGAACAGGGGCAAGGATCGGAGTCGCTGACCGCCCAGATCGTGGGCAGTGTGCTCGGTGTGCCGATGGAACGCGTCCGCGTGATCCTGGGCGATACCGACAATACGCCCTATGGCGGTGGCACCTGGGCCTCGCGCGGCGCCGGTATCGGCGGAGAAGCCGCCCTGCAAGCCGCCAAGGCCTTGCGCAAGAATATTCTGGATGTGGCGGCGGCCATCCTGCAATCGACCGCGGCCGGACTCGATATCGTCAACGGCAGCATCGTCAACGCTGACGATGGTGTACCGCGTATCGAACTGAACGAGCTCGCGCGGGTCGTCTATTTCCGACCGGACACCCTTCCGCCAGGCATCCAGCCCGAGTTGATGGCAACGCGACATTTCGTGCCGCGCCAATATCCCTTTGCGTTCACCAATGGCGTGCAAGCTTCATGGCTTGAGGTCGACACCGAGACCGGGTTCGTGACGCTGCTGAAGCATTGGGTTGTCGAAGATTGCGGTACCATCATCAACCCGCAGCTGGTTGACGAGCAGATCCGGGGTGGGGTTGTGCAGGGGCTGGGCGCGGCGCTGTTCGAGAAATGCGTCTATGACGAGCGCGGCCAGCTGACCAACGCCAACATGGCGGACTATCTGGTCCCGATGTCCGGCGAGATGCCCGATATCGAGGTTGGCCATGTGGTGTCCCCGACCCTGGAATCGGAGCTGGGAGCCAAGGGCGCGGGCGAGGCGGGGACGGCGGGTGCGGCTGCGGCGGTTGCCAACGCGGTCAATGACGCGCTGCGGCCGTTCGGCGCAACAATTACCGAGATTCCGCTCACGCCTCAGGTTATCCTGACCGCCTTGGGACGGATCTGA
- a CDS encoding zinc-binding dehydrogenase, with protein MYQPPGVTISLDLPVPDLMKAWVLGDPDQLLLRDKPTPVPSRAEVLVRIDAVAICATDLEIIHLGSPASILGGLPFNKNFTPGHEYMGTVAALGPNVDEFRIGERVSVEIHAGCGQCKRCRQGMYTSCLNYGKPEKGHRANGFTTDGGFAEYAVNHINTLARVPDTMSDAEATLVVTAGTSMYGLTELGGLVAGESVVVIGPGPIGLLAVAVAKALGASPVILTGTRNKRLSIGRELGADRVININDEDAVAVVKQLTGGIGADYVVECAGTEATLNQAIHMTNRGGKICLAAFPHEAATLDIAHLVRNNIYAYGIRGEGKSATHRAMELMAAKRFDATRIHTHTFPLADLPTALRYARDRVDDAIKVVVTNRAADAIASAAE; from the coding sequence ATGTACCAGCCCCCCGGCGTCACGATATCGCTCGATCTTCCCGTGCCCGATCTGATGAAAGCCTGGGTCCTCGGTGATCCGGACCAGCTGCTGCTACGCGACAAGCCAACGCCGGTCCCGTCGCGCGCCGAGGTGCTGGTGCGCATCGACGCGGTCGCGATCTGCGCGACCGATCTCGAGATCATCCATCTGGGCTCGCCGGCGAGCATTCTGGGCGGCCTGCCCTTCAACAAGAACTTCACGCCGGGTCACGAATACATGGGCACGGTTGCGGCGCTCGGCCCCAACGTGGACGAGTTCAGGATCGGCGAGCGGGTCAGCGTCGAGATCCATGCAGGCTGCGGCCAATGCAAGCGCTGCCGCCAGGGCATGTACACGTCGTGTCTCAACTATGGAAAACCCGAGAAGGGTCATCGCGCCAACGGCTTCACGACCGACGGCGGATTCGCGGAGTACGCCGTGAATCACATCAACACGCTGGCGCGCGTACCCGACACCATGAGCGATGCCGAGGCAACGCTCGTGGTGACCGCCGGTACGTCGATGTACGGCTTGACGGAACTGGGGGGATTGGTTGCCGGCGAGAGTGTCGTGGTGATCGGCCCGGGGCCGATCGGACTGCTCGCAGTGGCGGTCGCCAAGGCGCTGGGCGCCAGCCCGGTGATCCTGACCGGAACCCGCAACAAGCGGCTCTCGATCGGGCGGGAGCTAGGGGCCGACCGCGTCATCAACATCAACGACGAAGACGCCGTTGCGGTGGTGAAGCAACTGACAGGGGGGATCGGTGCGGACTATGTCGTCGAATGCGCCGGCACCGAAGCGACACTCAACCAGGCCATTCACATGACCAATCGTGGCGGCAAGATCTGTCTCGCCGCCTTCCCGCACGAGGCCGCGACGCTGGACATCGCGCATCTCGTGCGGAACAACATCTACGCTTACGGCATCCGCGGCGAAGGCAAGAGCGCCACCCACCGCGCCATGGAACTGATGGCGGCGAAGCGGTTCGACGCCACCAGGATCCACACGCATACATTTCCGTTGGCCGACCTGCCGACGGCACTCAGATATGCGCGGGACCGCGTCGATGACGCAATCAAGGTCGTCGTCACCAATCGCGCGGCCGACGCGATCGCCAGCGCCGCGGAGTAA
- a CDS encoding LLM class flavin-dependent oxidoreductase, whose product MKLGFFTMPIHPLDKDWRQSLREDREAFLLADELGFTEAYVGEHVTDKAENITSCIAFIAWLAAATRQIKLGTGTINMPNTHPAAVAASVAMLDHMLDGRFILGISPGGLLSDAEIFGNLDADRNAMFLEAINLVLDIWAGKPPYDLQGKHWNVSVKRTLIEDIGQGIVARPLQTPHPPIVVTAVAPFSKGVTEAAARGWDPISANFLMPAWVKSHWPKYAEGCERANRPVDTANWRVAKSVFVAKDTATAKAYATSPDSPYVYYYHQLFTKLKRSGRLELFKTRRDQPDAEVTLESICDKLIIYGTPDSVADQLLAFHEEVGSFGTLLYAGKDWKDRELGRRSMILMAEKVLPRINAAAPRPSA is encoded by the coding sequence ATGAAGCTCGGGTTCTTTACGATGCCGATCCATCCGCTCGACAAGGATTGGCGGCAATCGCTCCGTGAGGATCGCGAGGCCTTCCTGCTCGCGGATGAGCTTGGATTCACTGAAGCGTATGTTGGCGAGCACGTCACCGACAAAGCCGAGAACATCACGTCCTGCATCGCCTTCATTGCCTGGCTCGCCGCCGCAACCCGGCAGATCAAGCTTGGAACCGGCACGATCAACATGCCGAACACCCATCCGGCAGCGGTCGCTGCATCCGTGGCCATGCTCGATCACATGCTTGACGGCCGCTTCATCCTCGGGATCAGCCCCGGCGGGTTGCTGTCCGACGCAGAAATTTTCGGCAATCTCGATGCCGACCGCAACGCGATGTTCCTCGAAGCGATCAACCTGGTTCTCGATATCTGGGCCGGCAAGCCGCCCTATGATCTACAGGGCAAGCACTGGAACGTCTCGGTGAAGCGGACTCTGATCGAGGACATCGGCCAAGGCATCGTGGCGCGACCTTTGCAAACTCCCCATCCACCGATCGTGGTGACCGCGGTCGCACCGTTTTCAAAGGGCGTCACGGAAGCCGCTGCCCGCGGCTGGGACCCGATCTCGGCGAACTTCCTGATGCCAGCCTGGGTGAAGAGCCACTGGCCCAAATATGCCGAGGGTTGCGAACGTGCGAACCGGCCGGTCGACACCGCCAATTGGCGCGTCGCCAAGAGCGTGTTCGTGGCCAAGGATACGGCAACCGCCAAGGCCTATGCCACGTCGCCCGACAGCCCCTACGTCTACTACTATCACCAGTTGTTCACGAAGCTGAAACGCAGCGGCCGGCTCGAACTGTTCAAGACGCGGCGTGATCAGCCTGACGCGGAAGTCACTCTTGAGTCGATCTGCGACAAGCTCATCATCTACGGCACGCCCGACAGCGTGGCCGACCAGTTGCTCGCCTTCCACGAAGAGGTCGGCTCCTTCGGAACCCTGCTCTATGCCGGCAAAGACTGGAAGGATCGCGAGCTTGGCCGTCGATCGATGATCCTGATGGCCGAGAAGGTGCTACCACGGATCAATGCAGCCGCACCTCGTCCATCGGCATGA
- a CDS encoding ABC transporter ATP-binding protein → MLQISKLNAWYGASHALQDISLEVTKGEIVCLIGRNGAGKTTTLKSIMGLMGRTRGSVNFKGEELLRQPAHVRFALGLAYVPEERRIVQGLSVRENLRLGLVASKHKKREAELIAEIAAIFPRLAERMDQEAVTMSGGEQQMLAIARAMIAKPDLIMLDEPSEGIMPVLVDEMFELFRRMKAQGATILLVEQNVELALGIADRAYVLDQGAVVHQASAQALLADDEIKERYCSV, encoded by the coding sequence ATGCTGCAGATCAGCAAGCTCAATGCCTGGTATGGCGCAAGTCATGCGTTGCAGGACATCAGTCTCGAGGTCACCAAAGGCGAGATCGTTTGCCTGATCGGCCGTAACGGCGCCGGCAAGACGACGACGCTGAAATCGATCATGGGGTTGATGGGGCGGACGCGCGGCTCGGTCAATTTCAAGGGCGAGGAGTTGCTGCGCCAGCCGGCGCATGTGCGCTTCGCGTTGGGGCTCGCCTATGTGCCCGAAGAGCGGCGGATCGTGCAGGGCTTGTCCGTTCGTGAGAATCTGCGGCTCGGGCTGGTCGCATCGAAGCACAAGAAGCGGGAAGCCGAGCTGATCGCCGAGATCGCCGCGATATTTCCGCGACTGGCCGAGCGCATGGACCAGGAGGCGGTCACGATGTCCGGCGGCGAGCAGCAGATGCTGGCGATCGCGCGGGCGATGATCGCAAAGCCCGACCTGATCATGCTGGATGAGCCCTCGGAGGGCATCATGCCGGTGCTGGTCGACGAGATGTTCGAGCTGTTCCGTCGCATGAAGGCACAGGGCGCGACCATCCTGCTGGTCGAGCAGAACGTCGAACTGGCGCTCGGTATCGCCGATCGTGCCTATGTCCTCGATCAGGGCGCGGTGGTGCACCAGGCGTCGGCGCAGGCGCTATTGGCCGACGACGAGATCAAGGAGCGCTATTGCTCGGTTTGA
- a CDS encoding xanthine dehydrogenase family protein subunit M, with protein sequence MKAAAFAYARATSVVNALELLAAHGDRAKVLSGGQSLMPAMNLRLVSPDVLVDIGGLAELRGVAAKGDVLVIGALTRHVDLLGSREVALHAPLLRDAVAHVAHPAIRNRGTIGGSLAHADPASELPACMVALDATIVARGPLGERRISATAFFKGIYETALSPGELLVAVEVPVASPGSTFFFQEYARRHGDYAIVGLAAHAVVEAGQFADLRLGFFAVSDRPVLASAAGKLINASIMPALLREAETSLADELDPQEDQQATAAMRRYLATVLLRRCVATLLARDELQAGVAK encoded by the coding sequence ATGAAAGCTGCGGCTTTCGCCTATGCCCGTGCGACTAGCGTCGTCAATGCGCTGGAGTTGCTCGCTGCGCATGGTGACAGGGCGAAGGTTCTGTCGGGTGGTCAGAGCCTGATGCCGGCGATGAATCTGCGGCTCGTTTCCCCTGATGTACTGGTCGATATTGGCGGCCTTGCCGAGTTGCGTGGCGTCGCAGCGAAAGGCGATGTGCTGGTCATCGGCGCGCTGACCCGCCACGTCGATTTGCTCGGTTCGCGAGAAGTTGCACTGCACGCGCCCTTGTTGCGGGATGCCGTTGCCCATGTCGCTCATCCCGCAATTCGCAATCGCGGTACGATTGGCGGTAGCCTCGCCCATGCGGATCCCGCATCGGAGCTGCCGGCTTGTATGGTGGCACTTGATGCCACGATTGTGGCTCGCGGTCCGCTTGGCGAGCGCCGGATTTCGGCGACCGCGTTCTTCAAGGGAATCTACGAGACGGCGCTGTCGCCGGGAGAGTTGCTTGTCGCGGTCGAGGTACCGGTCGCAAGCCCAGGCTCCACGTTCTTCTTTCAGGAGTACGCCCGGCGCCACGGTGACTATGCGATCGTTGGCCTTGCCGCTCATGCTGTTGTCGAAGCCGGCCAGTTCGCCGATCTGCGGCTCGGCTTCTTTGCGGTCAGCGATCGACCGGTGCTCGCCTCGGCCGCGGGAAAACTGATCAATGCGTCCATCATGCCTGCCTTGCTGCGGGAGGCCGAGACGTCGCTCGCCGATGAACTCGATCCGCAGGAGGATCAGCAGGCGACGGCGGCCATGCGCCGATACCTTGCCACAGTCCTGCTCCGGCGCTGCGTGGCCACACTGCTTGCGCGGGACGAACTCCAAGCGGGAGTGGCCAAGTGA